The window CGGCGTGCTGCCGCCCTCGCCGTCGTCGAGCTTGACGAGCTCGTCGACCGGCGGGATGTCGGCCTCGGAGTCCGTGATGATCTCGATACGCCGGGTCAGCTTGTCGCTGGCGTACTCGACGAGCGCGGAGGGGTCGATGAAGCCCGAGTCGGAGTAGGAGACGATGCCGGCGATGTTGGGCATCTGCTCCTGCAGGACGTCCTGGACGACCTGCTCCTCGACCTGGCCGCTGGCGAGCATCTCCTGGACGTGGTACATCCCGAACCCGACGTGGCGGCCCTCGTCGCTCCGGATGAAGCCGACGCCCTTGACGAGGCCCTCCAGCTCGGGGAACTCGGGGACGTCGTCGGCCGTGATGTCACCGCCGCCGTCCGAGAAGGAGGAGGTGATGCCGTAGTAGCCCGTCTGTGCGAGGACGGACTCGACAGCGAGGTGATAGTGACAGAACGCACGGACGCGGTTCTCGGGGGTGTCCTCCTCCAGCAGGCGGTGCATCGCGGCCTCCGTATCGTCGAAGAGGTTGTTGTACGCCGGCATGAAGTACCGGTCGTCGGTGGGGTTGGTGACCTCGAGGTCGTGGTGCTCGGCTACGGGATTGATGACCTCGCGCCAGTAGCGGTCGAAGAAGGCGGTGTGTTTCGCCTCCTCGTAGATCTGGCTGGAGACGAACATCTGGTCGTTGATGTCGTCCATCGCGATGGCCAGCGGCGCGAGGTCCTCGGTCACGGCCTCCTCACCCGCACCGAACAGGGCGATGGTCTGCCGGAGGTCGTCGAAGCCCTCCTCGTCGATGATATCCTCGTCGGCCTCGATCATCCGCCGGCGGTCCTGCTCGATGAGTTCCTGCTCGATATCCTCGTAGGGGTCCCAGTGGTTGTAGACGGCGTGCTTGAAGTAGCCGCCGACCCGTCCGTCGGGGTCCAGCCTGAGGTCTCGGTCGTCGTCGGCGTATCGGCTCATGGTCCACCCGGTACTGTGGTCTGTCAATGCCTGTCAGTACCGCCGGCGATATGAGGGCCGCTTAAGTTGGATACCGTGGACCTCCGGCGCCCCGGCGAGGCCATCAGACGGGCGATGCAACGTCTCTCACGCCGCATCTCCTGGCGGCGGTGCGAGCCACAGGGGAGTAAAATAGCACGGCCTGCAGTGAAAGGGGTAAAGTCACTAGCCGTCAAGAAGCCGCGTATGCGCTACGCGACCGTCGTCATCACGCCGCGCGAGGGTGGGCTGAACCCCGCGGATTCGGTGCTCGTCGCGTCGCCGGCGGTCGAGCGGGACGTGGTCCATCAGGTGAACCTCCTCAACGACGGGACCATCGTGATGCTGTACGCCCTGCGGGGGAACATCGACGAGGCCGTCCAGAAGCTCCAGGGGTGTGACTCCGTCATCGCGGTCGACGGGTCGGGGGAGGGCGAGGGGCTCATCTACCTCCACATCGAGCCCGACGAAACCTCGCTGCAGCTGATGGAGATCATCCAGGACAACGAGGTGGTGCTGCAGACGCCGCTGGAGTGTACTCGCGGCGGCGGCCTCCGCATCACCATCGTTGGCGACGACGCCACCATCCAGCGCGCCGTCGACGAGGTCCCCGACGGTGTCACCGTCTCGCTGGAGGGTATCGGGGACTACCACCCCGAGGCCGACAAACTGTACGGCACCCTCACCGCCCGCCAGCGCGAGGTGCTGGAGACCGCGGTCGAGAAGGGCTACTACGAGGTCCCCCGGCGCGCGACCCACGAGGATATCGCGAAGGAGGTCGGCCTCTCGGCCGGAACCGTCGGCGAACACCTCCGCAAGGTCGAGGGGCGGGTGCTGTCGTCGCTGGTGAAGCGGTGAGGAGCGGCAGGGCACACGGCCGCCGACCGAGTATCTCTAAGTGGTACGACCAAGTAGTCAATCGCCATGGGACTGGAGACGCTGACCGACGCGGAGTTCGCACAGTACCAGCAGGAGGGGTACGTCGTGAAACGCGGGCTGTTCGACGCGGACACCGTCTCGCGGGTGCGCGAGCGCCTGCGCGAGTACACGCACGCTGACCGGCCCGTGGAGGGGTTCAAGCAGCAGGCCGAACCCGAGGCCGAGAACGAAGGGGTCGACGAAGCCGACGCCGTCCGGAAGTTCGAGGGGCTCGGCCTGCTGGACGACGACGTCGTCCACGCCCTCGCGACGGACGACCGGCTCGTGACGGTCGCGCAGGACCTGCTGGGCCCTGACGTGAAGCTGCTGCGGAGCGCGGCCATGTTCAAGCCGCCGGGCGTCGGTAGCGAGAAGGGGCTCCACCAGGACTCGGCGTACTACCCGGTCCGGCCGTACGACCAGGTGACGACGTGGGTCGCCCTGGACGACGCGACGCCCGAGAACGGCTGCATGGAAGTTCTCCCGGGGGGACACATGGACGGGCTGCTGGAGCACGAGACCCGGGAGTACGAGACGGACATCGTCATCCCGGAGGACCTCGGCGAGATGGAGCAACTCCCGATGGAGGCCGGCGACGTCCTCTTCCAGCACTCGCTGTTGCCCCACCGGACATCGCCGAACACGACCGACCGGTGGCGGCGCGCGATGATATTCATGTACATGGACGCGCGTTCGCGGTTCACCGTCACCGAGGACGAGCGGCCACCGTGGGTCGATTCCGTGGACGTGGCGGGTGACTCCTACCCGGGCAGCGTGTAGCAGGTCGGATGCTGGCGAGGGGCCGTCAGTCGTCGGCGGCCCGCCGCCGGCGGTCGCTGACGACGGTGACCCCGCGGTTCGACTCGATGGCGTCCAGCAGGCCGACCGACCGCCGGAACTCGCGTTTCACGGCGGGGTCCTCCGCCTGGGCCATGGCGTGCCGGTACGACGCCCGAGCACTGTCGATGGTTCGCTGCTCCATACCACACCAGATGCCCGGAGCCAGCCAGCCAGTTCCCCCGAACAGTTCGGGCGCTTTTACCGACGGACGGTGGCCACCGTCGACATCGGCGTCGAGCGACCGGAGAACCGAGGAGCTGCCGGACCCGGAGAGCTCCCGCCTCCAGCCCGGAGACGGCCGCCGGGCGCTGAACGTCGCCCGAGAGCGGCTGCGCCCGGTCGGTACCCACGCGTGCTGGTAGATAACCCACTGCAAAGACATTCAATGGTAATGGATGGTTTTGAGCGGTAAGATTTAATACCGATGGCGTCGTAGGAGGAAGTACAATGGCAGACAACAGCTCACCGTTCGGCCTCGCGTTCGAGGCACAGCGCAGCGCGATCGAGACCACCCAGGACAGCATCCACACGGCCGTCGGCATCCAGCGCGACGTGAACGAGGCGTTCGTCGACAGCATCGACCCCGTGATGGAGGTCCAGAACAGCTCCGCCGACTTCGCCCGCACGGGCGTGGACGCGGTCCTCGACGCCGTCGAGGCCGCGGTCCCCGGTGACACCAACATCGACGATGTCCGCGAGACCATCGACGAGCAGCTCGACGAGCTGGCGGACACCCGCGTCGACATCTCCGAGCAGGTCGAGGAGAACCTCCGCGACGGCGCCGACTCCGTCGACGAGTTCCTCGCCGACTTCCTCGAGAACCTCGACGAGCAGGTCGACTCCCTCCTCGAGTCCAGCGAGGACCTCGAGGACCAGACCGTCGAGACCCTGGAGGACCTCCAGGGCAACATCGAGGAGCTGCAGGACGAGTTCGAGTCCCGCGGCGACGACCTCGAGGAGCAGGTCGCCGACCAGCTCGACTCCTTCCAGGAGCGCTTCGAGGACAGCGCTGACCAGCTCCAGGACGGCTTCGACGAGGCCGGCGACCGCCTGAACGAGGCCGCCGAGGACTTCCAGGACGCCGCCGAGGACGTCACCGAGCGCGTCGACGTCAACGCCTAGGCCGACTCGGCTCCCACGGCTCCCTGACGGTCACGACGCTCCCGTTCTCCGGGTGGCCACACCCACCCGACATCTTCACAGCGGTCGGCAGCACACACCTGCTGGCCCGTTCTCACCCCACGGGCGATAGCGCCGCCGCTCCCCGGCGCGGCGCGCGAAGGAACGAGCCGTGAGGCGGCCTACGACTCGAACGGCTCCTCGTCGCGATGGTTGTCGACGTTCTCCTGCTCCTGGGCCTCGTTCCGGCGTTCGAGGTCCTCCTCACCGGTCATCCGCTCCTGTTCCTCCTCGCGTACCTGTTCGGCCTCCTCGATATCCTCGGCCTCCTCGTCCTCGCCCTCCTTCTCGAGTTCGACATCGCGGCCGTGGTCGTCGCTCTCGGTCATGGCGGGCGAAGGTACTCGGGTGACACTGAAACGTTCTGGGCCGAACAGGTCCGCGTTGAAAAGGGGATGAAGCCTAGGCCGGAATATCAACTACCCCGTCTCACTCCGACGTGGCCGCAGGTCGGGCGCGGGGGTTGTCCGTGAACTCAGCCTCGAACCCGTCGGGGGAGGAGGTGAATCCGCCGTTCGGCGTCACTGTTCCGGACTTCAGGGCGAGTTGACTGTCACCCGTCCGTCGAGACGACTGTCGACCCCGACGGACGTACCGCAATCCGATATTCTTCGCCGCGTTGTAGTCGGCGTTCGCTTCGGATTCACACTCCAGACAGTGGAAGTCGGACCGGGACGACCGATTCCCCTCAGCCGTGAATCCACACTCCGAACACCGCGTCGAGGTGTACGCTGGGTCCACCTGTTTTACCGTGATGCCGGTGGCTTCGGCCTTGTATCTGGTCTGTTCGTACAGCCTCCGAAACGCCCACGTGTGCCCCCAGGAGCCACCCGTCCGATCGCGAATGTTCGTCAGATTCTCGAACGCGATCACGTCGCAGTCGTACCGCCGTGCTTCGGTGATAATGGAGTCCGATGCCTGGTGAACCACATCCCGAACGTACCGGAGCTGGCGACCGCTCGCCGTAGCCAGTGTTCGGTGGGCGCTCCGCGTTCCGGTCCGCTGGAGCCCAGCACGGACCCTCTCGAATTCACGGAGCCGGTGGGTAAGTTCTCGTCCGTTGATGAAGTGTGCCGTGCTGGTGACCGCGAGGTTCTCCACACCGAGGTCGATCCCGAGAACCGTTCCGTCCTCGGCGGTCTCCCGCTCGGTATCGGTCTTGTGTCGCTTGAATCCGAGATGCAGGAAGAATCCCCCATCACGGGTGGTGAGCGTGCTTTCGGTCACGCTCCACTCATCCGAGTCGAGGAACTGCTGCTGGTAGCCGTCCTCTCCCTCTGGAAGTGCCAGCTGACACCGGACGCGGTCTTCCGTCGTGGCGAGTGAAACGGTATCGTCCTCGAACAGCGTCATCGTCCGGCTGTCGTATCTCACCGTTGGCGCGGTGAACGTGGGCTTGCTG of the Haloglomus salinum genome contains:
- a CDS encoding ribonucleoside-diphosphate reductase → MSRYADDDRDLRLDPDGRVGGYFKHAVYNHWDPYEDIEQELIEQDRRRMIEADEDIIDEEGFDDLRQTIALFGAGEEAVTEDLAPLAIAMDDINDQMFVSSQIYEEAKHTAFFDRYWREVINPVAEHHDLEVTNPTDDRYFMPAYNNLFDDTEAAMHRLLEEDTPENRVRAFCHYHLAVESVLAQTGYYGITSSFSDGGGDITADDVPEFPELEGLVKGVGFIRSDEGRHVGFGMYHVQEMLASGQVEEQVVQDVLQEQMPNIAGIVSYSDSGFIDPSALVEYASDKLTRRIEIITDSEADIPPVDELVKLDDGEGGSTPSPAAGDD
- a CDS encoding helix-turn-helix domain-containing protein; protein product: MRYATVVITPREGGLNPADSVLVASPAVERDVVHQVNLLNDGTIVMLYALRGNIDEAVQKLQGCDSVIAVDGSGEGEGLIYLHIEPDETSLQLMEIIQDNEVVLQTPLECTRGGGLRITIVGDDATIQRAVDEVPDGVTVSLEGIGDYHPEADKLYGTLTARQREVLETAVEKGYYEVPRRATHEDIAKEVGLSAGTVGEHLRKVEGRVLSSLVKR
- a CDS encoding phytanoyl-CoA dioxygenase family protein: MGLETLTDAEFAQYQQEGYVVKRGLFDADTVSRVRERLREYTHADRPVEGFKQQAEPEAENEGVDEADAVRKFEGLGLLDDDVVHALATDDRLVTVAQDLLGPDVKLLRSAAMFKPPGVGSEKGLHQDSAYYPVRPYDQVTTWVALDDATPENGCMEVLPGGHMDGLLEHETREYETDIVIPEDLGEMEQLPMEAGDVLFQHSLLPHRTSPNTTDRWRRAMIFMYMDARSRFTVTEDERPPWVDSVDVAGDSYPGSV
- a CDS encoding apolipoprotein A1/A4/E family protein, producing the protein MADNSSPFGLAFEAQRSAIETTQDSIHTAVGIQRDVNEAFVDSIDPVMEVQNSSADFARTGVDAVLDAVEAAVPGDTNIDDVRETIDEQLDELADTRVDISEQVEENLRDGADSVDEFLADFLENLDEQVDSLLESSEDLEDQTVETLEDLQGNIEELQDEFESRGDDLEEQVADQLDSFQERFEDSADQLQDGFDEAGDRLNEAAEDFQDAAEDVTERVDVNA
- a CDS encoding RNA-guided endonuclease InsQ/TnpB family protein, translated to MADEYVYRTAITRLSVDDEQRERLEETITEWKRGCQIATNLAWERCSAKSDVQSFAYDAVREQTELGSQHTILATHQAAEAITGCVERRSDGKQASKPTFTAPTVRYDSRTMTLFEDDTVSLATTEDRVRCQLALPEGEDGYQQQFLDSDEWSVTESTLTTRDGGFFLHLGFKRHKTDTERETAEDGTVLGIDLGVENLAVTSTAHFINGRELTHRLREFERVRAGLQRTGTRSAHRTLATASGRQLRYVRDVVHQASDSIITEARRYDCDVIAFENLTNIRDRTGGSWGHTWAFRRLYEQTRYKAEATGITVKQVDPAYTSTRCSECGFTAEGNRSSRSDFHCLECESEANADYNAAKNIGLRYVRRGRQSSRRTGDSQLALKSGTVTPNGGFTSSPDGFEAEFTDNPRARPAATSE